The Oryza glaberrima chromosome 9, OglaRS2, whole genome shotgun sequence genome includes a window with the following:
- the LOC127783901 gene encoding receptor-like protein 44: protein MVVTRSPKSAVPKRSSIHPQMSRPTQHHPTAAATAVILLLLAVSPAPSGADPDDERCLSSLQQSLSGLRNWSKASFSAPCEGFISHLQGVTCNNGRVYKLSLPGLSLAGTIPPDLSNCTNLQSLDLSSNALSGAIPPELSGLLNLAVLNLSANRLSGAIPRDLARCAYLNVIDLHANQLTGSIPDELGLLVRLSTFDVSYNRLSGPIPVLLANRSGTTGRFNATSFVGNKDLYGYPLPPMRGHALSVLAIVGIGLGSGLLSLVLSFSAVCLWLRATDRTATMPGEEGKISHLMPDY from the coding sequence ATGGTTGTGACACGCTCCCCCAAATCTGCAGTCCCGAAGCGAAGTTCAATCCATCCCCAAATGTCCCGGCCAACCCAACaccaccccaccgccgccgccaccgccgtcatcCTCCTCTTACTTGCAGTATCCCCGGCGCCGTCCGGCGCGGATCCGGACGACGAGCGGTGCCTGTCGAGCCTCCAGCAATCTTTGTCCGGCCTCCGCAACTGGAGCAAGGCCTCCTTCTCCGCCCCCTGCGAGGGCTTCATCTCCCACCTCCAGGGCGTCACCTGCAACAACGGCCGCGTCTACAAGCTCTCCCTCCCGGGCCTCTCCCTCGCCGGCACCATCCCGCCGGACCTCTCCAACTGCACCAACCTCCAGTCGCTCGACCTCTCCTCCAACGCGCTCTCCGGCGCCATCCCCCCGGAGCTCTCCGGCCTGCTCAACCTCGCCGTGCTCAACCTCTCCGCCAACCGCCTCTCCGGCGCCATCCCAAGGGACCTCGCCCGCTGCGCATACCTCAACGTCATAGATCTCCACGCCAACCAGCTCACCGGCAGCATCCCGGACGAGCTCGGCCTCCTCGTCCGCCTCTCCACCTTCGACGTCTCCTACAACCGCCTCTCCGGTCCCATCCCGGTGCTCCTCGCCAACCGCTCCGGGACGACGGGGAGGTTCAATGCCACCTCCTTCGTCGGGAACAAGGACCTGTACGGCTACCCGCTGCCGCCCATGCGGGGGCACGCCCTCTCCGTCCTCGCCATAGTCGGCATCGGCCTCGGCAGCGGCCTGCTCAGCCTCGTCCTCAGCTTCTCCGCCGTCTGCCTCTGGCTACGCGCCACCGACCGCACGGCCACCATGCCCGGCGAGGAGGGCAAGATCTCCCACCTCATGCCCGACTACTGA